The proteins below come from a single Xiphophorus hellerii strain 12219 chromosome 14, Xiphophorus_hellerii-4.1, whole genome shotgun sequence genomic window:
- the LOC116733197 gene encoding uncharacterized protein LOC116733197 — translation MLENSSPNNSKMSYSDCLMTKPSIFIYTSFIAVNVVLLFPLFVSILYHGVQQRWKNCSSTVGHSDCFTFHLVVMELIGVCGCVISFGGIYSEKVTVVKVGTVLFSFTWLGEGLFLILTCVEHYLAVVHPIDYLGLKNKRGIKIRNVVLACVWLLCLVGLSLAVKDYYVVIDTCVVILTVTIVPYCSISALRVLTQAGPGQPGRDRADQSKQRAFYTIVTILGALTLRLFWNVIFIVCDLEEFSTNCIMMTCEALFNLPCSLVLPLLFLQRAGKLVCWEKNVIDD, via the coding sequence ATGTTGGAAAACTCTTCTCCCAACAACTCCAAAATGTCCTACAGCGACTGCCTGATGACCAAACCCAGCATCTTCATCTACACCTCCTTCATCGCCGTCAACGTCGTCCTCTTATTCCCGCTCTTCGTCTCGATTCTCTACCACGGAGTCCAGCAGCGGTGGAAGAACTGCTCCTCCACCGTGGGCCACTCGGACTGCTTCACCTTCCACTTGGTCGTCATGGAGCTGATCGGCGTGTGCGGGTGCGTCATCTCCTTTGGCGGTATCTACAGCGAGAAAGTAACGGTGGTGAAGGTGGGGACCGTTCTGTTCTCCTTCACCTGGCTCGGAGAAGGGCTCTTCCTCATCTTGACGTGTGTGGAGCACTACTTGGCTGTCGTTCATCCCATCGACTATCTCGGCCTGAAGAacaaaagaggaataaaaatcAGGAATGTAGTGCTCGCCTGTGTGTGGCTGCTTTGTTTAGTAGGACTGAGTTTGGCAGTGAAGGACTACTACGTCGTCATAGATACCTGCGTTGTGATATTGACCGTAACCATTGTGCCCTACTGCAGCATCTCAGCTCTCCGCGTTTTGACCCAGGCAGGCCCGGGTCAGCCGGGCAGGGACAGAGCGGACCAGTCAAAGCAGAGGGCTTTCTACACTATCGTGACTATACTGGGAGCATTGACCCTGAGGTTGTTTtggaatgttatttttattgtttgtgattTAGAAGAGTTCAGTACAAACTGCATCATGATGACGTGTGAAGCTCTGTTTAATCTGCCGTGCAGTTTGGTGTTACCTCTGCTTTTTCTCCAAAGAGCAGGAAAATTGGTTTGTTGGGAGAAAAACGTTATTGATGACTag